From Rhodococcus antarcticus, the proteins below share one genomic window:
- a CDS encoding sulfurtransferase → MSSRTDVLVTATDLRTRVEAGEPVVLLDVRWVLGDPHGREHHAAGHLPGAVFVDLHHELAGEPGPAAGRHPLPEIADLQAAARRWGVRAGSRVVAYDDSGSMAAARAWWLLRWAGVTDVHLLDGGLGAWVRAGGPVEAGDVVPEPGDVELSPGHLPVLDADGAAALAVTGVLLDARAGERYRGETEPIDPRAGHVPGALSAPTAENLTVAGEIRPTDELRARFAGLGADRADVGVYCGSGVTAAHEVAALAVAGIDAALYVGSWSQWSSDPDRPVATA, encoded by the coding sequence ATGTCCTCGCGCACCGACGTCCTCGTCACCGCCACCGATCTCCGGACCCGGGTCGAGGCGGGGGAGCCCGTGGTGCTGCTGGACGTGCGCTGGGTGCTGGGTGACCCGCACGGTCGCGAGCACCACGCGGCCGGGCACCTGCCGGGTGCGGTGTTCGTCGACCTGCACCACGAGCTCGCGGGGGAGCCCGGGCCGGCGGCGGGACGCCACCCGCTGCCCGAGATCGCCGACCTGCAGGCCGCCGCTCGCCGGTGGGGCGTCCGGGCGGGGTCGAGGGTGGTCGCCTACGACGACTCCGGATCGATGGCCGCCGCGCGGGCGTGGTGGCTGCTGCGCTGGGCGGGGGTGACCGACGTGCACCTGCTCGACGGCGGGCTCGGGGCGTGGGTGCGGGCCGGCGGGCCGGTCGAGGCCGGTGACGTGGTGCCCGAGCCCGGCGACGTGGAGCTGAGCCCGGGGCACCTGCCCGTGCTGGACGCCGACGGCGCCGCGGCGCTGGCCGTGACCGGGGTGCTGCTGGACGCCCGCGCCGGGGAGCGCTACCGCGGGGAGACCGAGCCGATCGACCCCCGGGCCGGCCACGTCCCCGGCGCGCTGAGCGCCCCGACGGCCGAGAACCTCACCGTCGCAGGAGAGATCCGCCCCACCGACGAGCTGCGGGCCCGGTTCGCGGGCCTCGGGGCCGACCGCGCGGACGTCGGGGTCTACTGCGGCTCGGGGGTGACCGCCGCCCACGAGGTGGCCGCGCTGGCGGTCGCCGGGATCGACGCCGCGCTGTACGTCGGCTCGTGGTCGCAGTGGTCCTCGGACCCGGACCGTCCCGTCGCCACGGCGTAG
- a CDS encoding helix-turn-helix domain-containing protein: protein MDEDLSSVLTAVGPRLRAVRHQRGTTLADLATATGISVSTLSRLESGQRRPNLELLLPLARAHGVALDDLVGAPATGDPRVHLRPVTRFGMTVLPLTQRPGGVQAYKMVLPVDGRPGEPDLQSHEGHEWLYVLDGALRLVLGEQDLLLTAGEAAEFDTRTPHWFTGSGGRPTEFLALFGRQGERAHLRVRPRADPDAAW, encoded by the coding sequence GTGGACGAGGACCTGAGCTCGGTGCTGACGGCCGTGGGTCCACGGCTGCGCGCCGTGCGCCACCAGCGCGGGACCACCCTCGCCGACCTCGCCACGGCCACGGGCATCTCGGTGAGCACCTTGTCCCGGCTGGAGTCCGGGCAGCGGCGCCCCAACCTCGAGCTCCTGCTCCCGCTCGCCCGCGCCCACGGGGTGGCCCTGGACGACCTGGTGGGTGCACCGGCAACGGGGGATCCCCGCGTGCACCTGCGCCCGGTGACCCGGTTCGGCATGACGGTGCTGCCGCTGACCCAGCGCCCGGGCGGCGTGCAGGCCTACAAGATGGTGCTCCCGGTGGACGGCCGGCCCGGCGAGCCGGACCTGCAGTCCCACGAGGGCCACGAGTGGCTCTACGTCCTGGACGGAGCACTGCGCCTGGTCCTGGGTGAGCAGGACCTGCTGCTGACGGCGGGCGAGGCGGCGGAGTTCGACACCCGCACCCCGCACTGGTTCACCGGCTCGGGCGGGCGGCCGACCGAGTTCCTGGCCCTGTTCGGCCGCCAGGGCGAGCGCGCCCACCTGCGGGTCCGACCGAGGGCCGATCCCGACGCAGCCTGGTAG